One Streptomyces coeruleorubidus DNA segment encodes these proteins:
- a CDS encoding winged helix-turn-helix transcriptional regulator: protein MAVSDGEALCPYRLVLEHVTSRWGVLVLIELLDRPYRFSELRRAISDYGGRGVSEKMLTQTLQTLERDGLVHRDAKPVIPPRVDYSLTDLGREAAEQVRALSQWTHRRMDDVEKARRAYDETRAAS, encoded by the coding sequence ATGGCAGTAAGTGATGGTGAGGCCCTGTGCCCGTACCGGCTGGTGCTGGAGCACGTCACCAGCCGCTGGGGCGTGCTCGTGCTGATCGAGCTTCTGGACCGGCCGTACCGGTTCAGCGAGCTGCGCCGGGCGATCAGCGACTACGGGGGCCGGGGCGTCAGCGAGAAGATGCTCACGCAGACGCTCCAGACCCTGGAGCGCGACGGCCTCGTCCACCGCGACGCCAAGCCGGTGATCCCGCCCCGCGTCGACTACTCCCTCACCGACCTGGGCCGCGAGGCCGCCGAGCAGGTGCGGGCCCTCTCGCAGTGGACGCACCGGCGCATGGACGACGTGGAGAAGGCCCGCCGGGCATACGACGAGACCCGGGCCGCCTCCTAG
- a CDS encoding 2-oxoacid:ferredoxin oxidoreductase subunit beta, which produces MAETSTQGTGTIEALSLVPKAEGRQSMKDFKSDQEVRWCPGCGDYAILAAVQGFMPELGLAKENIVFVSGIGCSSRFPYYMNTYGMHSIHGRAPAIATGLASSRRDLSVWVVTGDGDALSIGGNHLIHALRRNVNLKILLFNNRIYGLTKGQYSPTSEVGKITKSTPMGSLDAPFNPVSLAIGAEASFVARTVDSDRKHLTEVLRQASAHQGTALIEIYQNCNIFNDGAFDALKDKQQAEDAVIRLEHGKPIRFGSDLAKGVVRDPVTGDLKVVAVTPDNEDQVLVHDAHAESPTTAFALSRLADPDTLHHTPIGVLRSVDRPVYDTQMADQLDNAIEQHGKGDLAALLAGGDTWTVVG; this is translated from the coding sequence ATGGCTGAGACGTCCACACAAGGCACGGGCACCATCGAGGCGCTTTCCCTCGTCCCCAAGGCCGAGGGCAGGCAGTCGATGAAGGACTTCAAGTCCGATCAGGAAGTGCGCTGGTGCCCCGGCTGCGGCGACTACGCCATCCTCGCCGCGGTGCAGGGCTTCATGCCCGAGCTGGGGCTGGCGAAGGAGAACATCGTCTTCGTCTCGGGCATCGGCTGCTCCTCCCGCTTCCCGTACTACATGAACACGTACGGGATGCACTCCATCCACGGCCGCGCCCCGGCCATCGCCACCGGTCTGGCCAGCTCCCGCCGCGATCTGTCGGTGTGGGTCGTCACGGGTGACGGCGACGCGCTGTCCATCGGCGGCAACCACCTGATCCACGCGCTGCGGCGCAACGTCAACCTCAAGATCCTGCTGTTCAACAACCGGATCTACGGTCTGACCAAGGGCCAGTACTCGCCGACCTCCGAGGTCGGAAAGATCACCAAGTCGACGCCGATGGGCTCGCTGGACGCGCCCTTCAACCCGGTGTCGCTGGCGATCGGCGCGGAGGCGTCGTTCGTGGCGCGGACGGTCGACTCCGACCGCAAGCACCTGACGGAGGTGCTGCGGCAGGCCTCCGCCCACCAGGGCACAGCCCTGATCGAGATCTACCAGAACTGCAACATCTTCAACGACGGCGCCTTCGACGCCCTCAAGGACAAGCAGCAGGCCGAGGACGCCGTGATCCGGCTGGAGCACGGCAAGCCGATCCGTTTCGGCAGCGACCTGGCCAAGGGTGTCGTACGGGACCCGGTGACCGGTGATCTGAAGGTGGTCGCGGTGACGCCGGACAACGAGGACCAGGTGCTCGTCCACGACGCGCACGCCGAGTCCCCGACCACGGCGTTCGCACTGTCCCGCCTCGCCGACCCGGACACCCTGCACCACACGCCGATCGGTGTGCTGCGCTCCGTCGACCGGCCCGTCTACGACACGCAGATGGCCGACCAGCTGGACAACGCGATCGAGCAGCACGGCAAGGGCGACCTGGCCGCGCTGCTGGCGGGCGGCGACACCTGGACGGTCGTCGGCTGA
- a CDS encoding 2-oxoacid:acceptor oxidoreductase subunit alpha, whose translation MTSQVSSPAEQADEAVLGEQRKAAGAKDVRRLDRVIIRFAGDSGDGMQLTGDRFTSETASFGNDLSTLPNFPAEIRAPAGTLPGVSSFQLHFADHDILTPGDAPNVLVAMNPAALKANIGDLPRGAEVIVNTDEFTKRAMQKVGYETSPLEDGSLDGYQVHPVPLTTLTVEALKEFDLTRKEAERSKNMFALGLLSWMYHRPTEGTERFLKSKFAKKPDIAAANIAAFRAGWNFGETTEDFAVSYEVAPAATAFPPGVYRNISGNLALSYGLVAASRQADLPLYLGSYPITPASDILHELSKHKNFGVRTFQAEDEIAGIGAALGAAFGGSLAVTTTSGPGVALKSETIGLAVSLELPLLIVDIQRGGPSTGLPTKTEQADLLQAMYGRNGEAPVPVVAPRTPADCFDAALEAARIALTYRTPVFLLSDGYLANGSEPWRIPDLEELPDLRVQFAQGPNHTLDDGTEVFWPYKRDPQTLARPWAIPGTPGLEHRIGGIEKEDGTGNISYAPANHDFMVRTRQAKVDGIEVPDLDVDDPHGAGTLVLGWGSTYGPITAAVRRLRRAGESIAQAHLRHLNPFPRNLGSVLERYDKVVIPEMNLGQLATLIRAKYLVDAHSYNQVNGMPFKAEQLAAALKEAIDG comes from the coding sequence GTGACCAGCCAGGTCAGTAGCCCAGCGGAGCAGGCCGACGAAGCAGTCCTAGGAGAGCAGCGCAAAGCGGCGGGCGCGAAGGACGTTCGTCGCCTCGACCGGGTGATCATCAGGTTCGCGGGGGACTCGGGTGACGGTATGCAGCTCACCGGTGACCGTTTCACCTCGGAGACCGCGTCGTTCGGCAACGACCTGTCGACGCTGCCCAACTTCCCGGCCGAGATCAGGGCGCCCGCCGGGACCCTGCCGGGCGTGTCGTCCTTCCAGCTGCACTTCGCCGATCACGACATCCTCACGCCCGGCGACGCGCCGAACGTGCTGGTGGCGATGAACCCGGCCGCGCTGAAGGCGAACATCGGCGACCTGCCGCGCGGCGCCGAGGTGATCGTCAACACGGACGAGTTCACCAAGCGGGCGATGCAGAAGGTCGGCTACGAGACCAGTCCGCTGGAGGACGGGTCGCTGGACGGCTACCAGGTCCACCCCGTGCCGCTGACCACGCTCACCGTGGAGGCGCTGAAGGAGTTCGACCTCACTCGCAAGGAGGCCGAGCGCAGCAAGAACATGTTCGCGCTGGGCCTGCTGAGCTGGATGTACCACCGGCCCACCGAGGGCACGGAGAGATTCCTCAAATCGAAGTTCGCGAAGAAGCCCGACATCGCGGCGGCCAACATCGCCGCCTTCCGGGCGGGCTGGAACTTCGGCGAGACCACCGAGGACTTCGCCGTCTCCTACGAGGTCGCCCCGGCGGCCACGGCGTTCCCGCCGGGTGTCTACCGCAACATCTCCGGCAACCTCGCCCTGTCGTACGGGCTGGTCGCCGCGAGCCGGCAGGCGGATCTGCCGCTGTACCTGGGGTCGTACCCGATCACTCCGGCGTCGGACATCCTGCACGAGCTGAGCAAGCACAAGAACTTCGGGGTGCGGACCTTCCAGGCCGAGGACGAGATCGCCGGTATCGGGGCGGCGCTGGGCGCGGCCTTCGGCGGTTCGCTGGCCGTGACCACGACGAGCGGCCCGGGTGTGGCGCTGAAGTCGGAGACGATCGGTCTCGCCGTCTCGCTGGAGCTGCCGCTGCTGATCGTGGACATCCAGCGCGGTGGCCCGTCGACCGGTCTGCCCACCAAGACCGAGCAGGCGGACCTGCTGCAGGCGATGTACGGGCGCAACGGCGAGGCTCCGGTCCCGGTGGTCGCGCCGCGTACGCCGGCGGACTGCTTCGACGCCGCGCTGGAGGCCGCCCGGATCGCGCTGACGTACCGCACGCCGGTGTTCCTGCTCTCCGACGGTTACCTGGCCAACGGCTCCGAGCCGTGGCGCATCCCGGACCTGGAGGAGCTGCCGGACCTGCGGGTGCAGTTCGCGCAGGGCCCGAACCACACGCTCGACGACGGCACCGAGGTGTTCTGGCCGTACAAGCGCGACCCGCAGACCCTGGCCCGCCCCTGGGCGATCCCGGGCACGCCGGGTCTGGAGCACCGGATCGGCGGCATCGAGAAGGAGGACGGCACGGGCAACATCTCCTACGCCCCGGCCAACCACGACTTCATGGTGCGCACCCGGCAGGCGAAGGTGGACGGCATCGAGGTCCCGGACCTCGACGTGGACGATCCGCACGGAGCCGGGACCCTCGTCCTCGGGTGGGGCTCGACGTACGGGCCGATCACGGCCGCGGTGCGGCGGCTGCGCCGGGCCGGGGAGTCGATCGCGCAGGCGCATCTGCGCCACCTCAACCCCTTCCCGCGGAATCTGGGCTCCGTGCTGGAGCGTTACGACAAGGTGGTGATCCCCGAGATGAACCTCGGTCAGCTCGCCACGCTCATCCGGGCGAAGTACCTGGTGGACGCACACTCGTACAACCAGGTCAACGGCATGCCGTTCAAGGCGGAGCAGCTCGCCGCGGCGCTGAAGGAGGCCATCGATGGCTGA
- a CDS encoding response regulator transcription factor, with protein MEDRVRVVIAEDSVLLREGLTRLLTDRGHEVVVGVGDGEALIKTITELDAQGELPDVVVADVRMPPTHTDEGVRAAVQLRKAHPGLGVLVLSQYVEERYATELLAGSSRGVGYLLKDRVAEVREFVDAVVRVAEGGTALDPEVVAQLLGRSRKQDVLAGLTPREREVLGLMAEGRTNSAIARQLVVSDGAVEKHVSNIFLKLGLSQSEGDHRRVLAVLTYLNS; from the coding sequence GTGGAGGACAGGGTGCGGGTGGTCATCGCCGAGGATTCAGTGCTGCTGAGGGAGGGCCTGACCCGGCTGCTGACCGACCGGGGGCACGAGGTCGTCGTCGGGGTCGGTGACGGCGAGGCGCTGATCAAGACCATCACGGAGCTGGACGCGCAGGGCGAGCTGCCGGACGTCGTGGTCGCCGACGTACGGATGCCGCCGACGCACACCGACGAGGGGGTACGGGCGGCGGTGCAGTTGCGCAAGGCGCACCCGGGGCTCGGCGTGCTGGTGCTGTCGCAGTACGTGGAGGAGCGCTACGCCACGGAGCTGCTCGCGGGGTCCAGCCGGGGTGTCGGCTATCTGCTGAAGGACCGGGTGGCCGAGGTGCGGGAGTTCGTGGACGCGGTGGTGCGGGTGGCCGAGGGCGGTACGGCGCTCGACCCGGAGGTCGTCGCGCAGTTGCTGGGCCGCAGCCGTAAGCAGGACGTGCTCGCGGGGCTGACCCCGCGGGAGCGGGAGGTGCTGGGGCTGATGGCCGAGGGGCGGACGAACTCGGCGATCGCCCGGCAGCTCGTGGTCAGCGACGGGGCGGTCGAGAAGCACGTCAGCAACATCTTCCTGAAGCTGGGGCTCTCCCAGAGCGAGGGGGACCACCGCCGGGTCCTGGCCGTGCTGACGTACCTCAATTCATGA